The genomic DNA ACGAATCATGGGCATCGTGGAGCGGTTTGGCCAGCATCCTGCCTTTCATTGAGCAGGGGCCGCTGTATGACCAAATCGATTTCAGCTACAACTTCGACGCCAATATCGCGGGGGTCGCCGAGCACAGCAGCGTCGTCCGACGTGTGCGCATCGATGCCTTCGTTTGCCCCAGCGACCCCGGTTCGTCGGTTGCTTACAACGCGGACATGGCTCCGACCAGCTACTGCTTCTCACACGGTCCCGCTGCGGCCCGCGATCTTGGTGCCGGTAGTGAACCAGGCGTTTTCGACAAAGACTTCTTCTGCAAGTTCCGCGACATCACCGACGGGACTTCCAATACGCTGGCCATGTCGGAAGCCAAGATCGGTATGGATCAAGGGCAATGGAACACAGGTTCGACCAACCGCAACGAAAGTTATCGCGTGGTCGTTGGAACGGCGTTGACCCACGCTCTCGGTGGCAAGAACAACGTCTTTTACAACACCGCGGCCCACATCGCTGCGATCAATACGTATTACGACACCTGCTTGGGCATGTACGACGCTGGCACCGGTTGGGATACGCAAAGCGATGAACAAGGACGCCACTGGGGCTGGGGTGGCGCGTTCCGCGGTCCGTTTATCACAACGCTGAAAGGACCGAACTCGGGCCCCAGTTGTGACAACGACGCGTCGGTCACCGACATGTCGATCAAGGAACCCAGCAGCTACCA from Rosistilla carotiformis includes the following:
- a CDS encoding DUF1559 domain-containing protein — translated: MLRNVRQSRVGFTLVELLVVIAIIGILVGLLLPAVQAAREAARRMQCSNNMKQLGLALHNYHDTYQCFPANAGVTLPRSPSIVNESWASWSGLASILPFIEQGPLYDQIDFSYNFDANIAGVAEHSSVVRRVRIDAFVCPSDPGSSVAYNADMAPTSYCFSHGPAAARDLGAGSEPGVFDKDFFCKFRDITDGTSNTLAMSEAKIGMDQGQWNTGSTNRNESYRVVVGTALTHALGGKNNVFYNTAAHIAAINTYYDTCLGMYDAGTGWDTQSDEQGRHWGWGGAFRGPFITTLKGPNSGPSCDNDASVTDMSIKEPSSYHPGGVMALRADASVSFVGETTDQATWIAAGSRSFGEVSQLP